In Vitis riparia cultivar Riparia Gloire de Montpellier isolate 1030 chromosome 19, EGFV_Vit.rip_1.0, whole genome shotgun sequence, the following proteins share a genomic window:
- the LOC117908654 gene encoding disease resistance RPP13-like protein 4: MSEDFLEFLRNKFIDGLAEAEDQGRQLPMHHQFQGIRDVLLRKDITSSTSIQMTPKEMIQMRNTLYQLLAVYTDCLIFSEKHPIPSTKFLLPFYNLFHFWFLKSTKEVLVRIKGELGLYPCIEDSNGSPDHSEDQESQSHDPANQSQIWYPHVSEIRGFDRQFSKIRNWLLQSDEGFKDIAIVGIGGSGKTALAQQLFYDEHIQGAFFPTLWISLSGKIDADIDLKQVVKDMLVELTTEHGHEKSCSTEEPLSSLGRRLLGKKYLIVLDGIWDETRD, encoded by the coding sequence ATGTCGGAAGATTTTTTAGAGTTTCTGAGGAATAAATTCATTGATGGCTTAGCGGAAGCAGAGGATCAAGGGAGGCAACTGCCTATGCATCATCAATTTCAAGGGATTCGGGACGTTTTGCTTAGAAAGGACATCACCTCATCCACGTCTATCCAAATGACGCCTAAAGAAATGATCCAAATGAGGAATACGCTCTACCAGCTCCTCGCTGTGTACACCGACTGCCTCATCTTCTCAGAGAAGCACCCAATCCCAAGCACCAAGTTTCTCTTGCCTTTCTACAATCTCTTCCACTTTTGGTTTCTCAAAAGCACCAAGGAGGTGCTGGTGCGAATCAAGGGAGAGCTTGGTCTGTATCCGTGCATAGAAGACTCCAATGGCTCACCCGATCATAGTGAGGATCAAGAAAGTCAAAGTCATGATCCAGCAAATCAAAGTCAAATTTGGTATCCTCATGTGTCGGAGATACGAGGTTTTGATAGACAATTCTCAAAAATCCGAAATTGGCTTCTGCAATCTGATGAGGGATTCAAGGACATTGCAATTGTTGGGATTGGAGGTTCAGGCAAGACAGCTCTTGCCCAACAACTTTTTTATGACGAACATATTCAGGGTGCCTTTTTCCCCACACTTTGGATCAGCTTATCAGGAAAGATTGATGCAGACATAGACTTAAAGCAAGTTGTGAAAGACATGTTAGTGGAGTTGACTACTGAGCATGGACATGAAAAGAGTTGTAGCACTGAGGAGCCGTTGTCCTCCCTTGGCCGTCGGTTGTTGGGTAAAAAGTACTTGATTGTGCTTGATGGCATATGGGATGAAACCAGAGATTGA